The following proteins are co-located in the Spea bombifrons isolate aSpeBom1 chromosome 3, aSpeBom1.2.pri, whole genome shotgun sequence genome:
- the TRIP12 gene encoding E3 ubiquitin-protein ligase TRIP12 isoform X7 gives MSSRLNNNPGGSLRRSQRNTAGTQPQEDTAGGRGCSSSSVLIPQPEDSEGISISESQRLKKDNSRGVKRSASPDYSRTNSPSSVKKPKALQHAESSAGTRRPNNKPKKRPVGQEQPTPLTPLPSTSKAQGRKGGVPGTSPLHKRKKTDNSSGVKITEAVISTGAEDRPPKPSKLASKSATSAKAGCSTITDSSSSASTSSSSSSTVASVSSALPAGARVKQGKDQSKARRSRSASSPSPRRSSREKEQAKASSSSKFDWAARFSPKVSLPKTKLSLPGSSKAETSKPGPSGLQAKLANLRKSTKKRSESPPAELPSLRRSTRQKTTGSCASTSRRGSGLGKRAAAEARRQEKMADPDNQEGANSSAARTDETAQGAAASSSVAGAVGMTTSGESESDDSEMGRLQALLEARGLPPHLFGPLGPRMSQLFHRTIGSGASSKAQQLLQGLQATDESQQLQSVIEMCQLLVMGNEETLGGFPVKSVVPALITLLQMEHNFDIMNHACRALTYMMEALPRSSAVVVDAIPVFLEKLQVIQCIDVAEQALTALEMLSRRHSKAILQAGGLADCLLYLEFFSINAQRNALAIAANCCQSISPDEFHFVADSLPLLTQRLTHQDKKSVESTCLCFARLVDNFQHEENLLQQVASRDLLTNIQQLLVVTPPILSSGMFIMVVRMFSLMCSNCPTLAVQLMKQNIAETLHFLLCGASNGSCLEQIDLVPRSPQELYELTSLICELMPCLPKEGIFAVDTMLKKGNAQNTDGAIWQWRDDRGLWHPYSRIDSRIIEQINEDTGTARAIQRKPNPLANANTSGHSELKRDDARAQLMKEDPELAKSFIKTLFGVLYEVYSSSAGPAVRHKCLRAILRIIYFADAELLKDVLKNHAVSSHIASMLSSQDLKIVVGALQMAEILMQKLPDIFSVYFRREGVMHQVKNLAVSETLLTSPPKVCTNGSGSLSSTTAISAGTGSVAGNAAADLGSPSLQHRDDSLDLSPQGRLSDVLKRKRLPKRGPRRPKCSPPRDDDKVDNQAKSPTTTQSPKSSFLSSLNPKTWGRLSTQSNSNNIEPARTAGVSGLARTASKDTISNNRERIRGWIKEQAHKFVERYFSSENMDGSNPALNVLQRLCNATEQLSLQVDGGVECLVEIRSIVSESDVSSFEIQHSGFVKQLLLYLTSKNEKDIVSRDVRLKRFLHVFYCTPLPGEEAIGRVEPIENGHLLSLIHKMNNCLSQMEQFPVKVHDFPSGNGTGSRGSQALKFFNTHQLKCQLQRHPDCTNVKQWKGGPVKIDPLALVQAIERYLVVRGYGRVREDDEDSDDDGSDEEIDESLAAQFLNSGNVRHRLQFYIGDHLLPYNMTVYQAVRQYSIQTEEERESTDDESNPLGRAGIWTKTHTIWYKPVREEEESTKDAVGGKRGRAQTAPTKTSPRNSKKHDELWHDGMCPKVTNPLEAYLLSSPPENITFEDPSLDVVILLRVLHAISRYWYYLYDNAACKEIVQTGEFINSKLTAKANRQLQDPLVIMTGNIPTWLTELGKSCPFFFPFDTRQMLFYVTAFDRDRAMQRLLDTNPEINQSDSQDSRVAPRLDRKKRTVNREELLKQAESVMQDLGSSRAMLEIQYENEVGTGLGPTLEFYALVSQELQRADLGLWRGEEVTLPNPKGNQEGTKYIHSLQGLFALPFGRTAKPAHIAKVKMKFRFLGKLMAKAIMDFRLVDIPLGLPFYKWMLRQEASLASHDLVNIDPVVAKSVYHLEDIVRQKKMLEHDKALTKESLQFALESLNMNGCSIEDLGLDFTLPGFPNIELKKGGKDVPVTIHNLEEYVRLVIYWALIEGVSRQFDSFRDGFESVFPLNHLQYFYPEELDQLLCGSKADPWDVKTLMECCRPDHGYTHDSRAVKFLFEILSSFDSEQQRLFLQFVTGSPRLPVGGFRSLNPPLTIVRKTFESTENPDEFLPSVMTCVNYLKLPDYSSIDIMREKLLIAAREGQQSFHLS, from the exons gggctGTAGCTCATCTTCTGTTTTAATACCACAGCCAGAAGATTCTGAAGGGATCAGCATCTCAGAGAGTCAGAGACTTAAAAAAGACAATTCACGTGGTGTGAAACGCAGCGCCAGCCCTGATTATAGCCGTACTAACTCCCCTAGCTCTGTTAAGAAACCCAAAGCACTTCAGCACGCCGAGTCCTCTGCAGGGACGAGGCGACCAAATAACAAACCTAAGAAGAGACCAGTTGGCCAGGAGCAGCCAACACCACTCACACCATTGCCATCTACAAGCAAAGCCCAAGGCAGGAAGGGTGGAGTCCCCGGCACTTCCCCGCTCCACAAAAGGAAAAAGACAGATAACTCATCTGGTGTGAAAATCACTGAGGCCGTTATATCGACTGGTGCAGAAGACAGGCCTCCTAAACCTAGCAAGCTGGCTTCAAAATCGGCCACCTCAGCCAAAGCTGGGTGTAGCACCATTACcgattcttcttcttctgcctccacttcttcttcctcttcctccacTGTCGCCTCTGTCTCTTCTGCTTTACCTGCAGGTGCCCGAGTGAAACAAGGAAAGGACCAGAGTAAAGCCAGACGCTCCCGTTCTGCTTCCAGCCCAAGTCCACGTAGAAGCAGCCGGGAGAAGGAACAGGCAAAAGCCAGCAGCTCTTCTAAATTTGACTGGGCGGCTCGATTCAGCCCTAAAGTTAGCCTCCCAAAAACCAAACTTTCCCTACCTGGGTCTTCCAAGGCTGAAACGTCGAAACCTGGACCCTCAGGATTACAGGCTAAACTAGCAA ATTTAAGGAAATCCACGAAAAAGCGCAGCGAGTCTCCACCTGCTGAGCTCCCCAGCCTGCGGCGGAGCACACGCCAAAAGACCACGGGCTCCTGCGCTAGTACCAG TCGGCGAGGCTCTGGCCTGGGCAAGCGAGCAGCAGCTGAAGCTCGCCGACAAGAGAAAATGGCCGATCCCGATAACCAAGAGGGTGCAAATTCTTCTGCTGCTCGCACGGATGAGACTGCTCAGGGCGCAGCAG CTTCTAGCTCCGTGGCAGGTGCTGTGGGGATGACCACGTCGGGAGAAAGCGAGAGCGATGACTCTGAAATGGGACGTCTTCAAG CGTTACTGGAGGCACGTGGTCTTCCTCCTCACCTCTTCGGCCCACTTGGACCTCGTATGTCTCAGCTGTTCCACAGGACCATCGGTAGTGGCGCAA GCTCCAAGGCACAGCAGCTGCTTCAGGGTCTCCAGGCCACCGACGAGAGTCAGCAGCTCCAGTCGGTCATTGAGATGTGCCAGCTGCTGGTCATGGGAAATGAGGAGACTTTGGGAGGATTCCCAGTGAAAAGCGTAGTGCCTGCACTG ATAACACTGTTGCAGATGGAGCACAATTTTGACATT ATGAACCATGCATGTCGAGCCTTAACGTACATGATGGAAGCACTTCCTCGCTCCTCTGCTGTGGTTGTAGATGCCATTCCTGTCTTTCTAGAGAAG CTGCAGGTCATTCAATGCATTGACGTGGCTGAACAGGCTCTCACTGCTCTTGAAATGCTGTCTCGTCGGCACAGCAAAGCCATTCTGCAGGCT GGAGGACTTGCTGATTGCTTATTGTACCTGGAGTTCTTCAGCATTAATGCACAGAGGAACGCTTTAGCCATAGCAGCCAATTGCTGCCAGAGCATCAGTCCAGACGAATTCCACTTTGTTGCTGATTCTTTGCCGTTGCTGACCCAGAGATTAACCCATCAG GATAAGAAATCCGTGGAAAGCACTTGCCTCTGTTTTGCACGACTGGTTGATAATTTTCAGCACGAAGAG AATCTCCTGCAGCAGGTCGCTTCCCGGGACCTGCTCACAAACATCCAGCAGCTTCTGGTAGTGACGCCGCCGATCCTGAGCTCGGGCATGTTCATCATGGTGGTCCGCATGTTCTCTTTGATGTGTTCCAACTGCCCCACGCTGGCTGTGCAGCTCATGAAGCAGA ATATTGCAGAGACCTTGCATTTCCTTTTGTGTGGAGCCTCAAACGGTAGCTGCCTGGAGCAAATTGACCTGGTCCCGAGAAGTCCCCAGGAGCTGTATGAACTCACCTCGCTTATCTG CGAGCTGATGCCGTGCTTACCGAAGGAAGGGATTTTTGCCGTTGATACGATGCTTAAGAAGGGAAATGCCCAGAATACAGACGGAGCGATCTGGCAGTGGAGGGATGACCGTGGCCTCTGGCACCCATACAGCCGGATAGACAGCCGCATTATCGAG CAAATCAACGAGGACACCGGAACTGCACGTGCTATTCAGCGAAAACCTAACCCTTTAGCCAATGCTAACACTA GTGGACATTCTGAATTAAAAAGGGATGATGCTAGAGCGCAGCTGATGAAAGAGGACCCCGAGCTGGCCAAGTCTTTTATTAAGACGTTATTTGGAGTGCTTTACGAGGTGTACAGCTCCTCCGCCGGGCCCGCCGTCAGACACAAGTGCCTTAGAGCAATCCTTAGGATCATTTATTTTGCTGATGCTGAACTCTTGAAAGATGTGTTAAAGAACCATGCAGTGTCAAG CCACATTGCTTCCATGCTGTCAAGTCAGGATCTCAAAATTGTGGTGGGGGCTCTTCAGATGGCCGAGATCTTGATGCAGAAGCTACCGGACATATTTAGTGTGTACTTCAGGAGAGAAG GTGTTATGCATCAAGTTAAGAATCTGGCTGTGTCGGAAACATTGCTAACAAGCCCACCAAAGGTTTGCACAAATGGCTCTGGATCATTGAGCAGCACCACGGCCATCAGCGCTGGGACTGGCAGTGTAGCCGGCAATGCTGCGGCCGACCTGGGCTCTCCCAGTTTACAGCATCGCGATGACTCCCTGGACCTCAGCCCACAAGG ACGGCTGAGTGATGTCCTGAAAAGAAAGAGGCTGCCAAAGCGTGGGCCGAGGAGGCCTAAGTGTTCCCCGCCTCGTGACGACGACAAGGTAGACAATCAGG cgAAAAGCCCCACAACTACACAGTCCCCCAAATCATCATTCCTGTCCAGCTTAAACCCAAAGACCTGGGGCAGGCTAAGCACACAGTCTAACAGCAACAACATTGAACCTGCGCGTACAGCAGGGGTCAGTGGATTAGCAAGAACGGCTTCCAAGGATACGATCTCCAATAACAG AGAGCGGATCCGCGGATGGATAAAGGAGCAGGCCCACAAGTTTGTGGAGCGATATTTCAGCTCCGAGAATATGGATGGCAGTAATCCGGCCCTCAATGTGCTACAGAGACTCTGCAATGCCACAGAACAGCTCAGTCTCCAAGTGGATGGTGGAGTGGAGTGCCTTGTAGAAATCCGGAGCATAGTGTCGGAGTCCGACGTCTCTTCATTTGAAATCCAGCACAGTGGGTTTGTGAAGCAGCTGCTTTTGTACCTCActtcaaaaaatgaaaaggacaTTGTAAGCCGTGATGTTCGTCTCAAGAGATTCCTGCATGTTTTCTATTGTACGCCT CTCCCCGGAGAGGAGGCAATTGGGAGAGTCGAGCCGATAGAAAACGGTCACTTGCTGTCACTCATTCACAAGATGAATAACTGTCTAAGTCAGATGGAGCAGTTCCCTGTCAAGGTGCACGACTTCCCAAGCGGAAATGGCACAGGGAGCCG AGGATCCCAAGCGCTAAAGTTCTTCAATACTCATCAGCTGAAGTGCCAGCTACAGAGACACCCAGACTGCACCAATGTCAAGCAATGGAAGGGGGGTCCGGTTAAAATAGACCCACTGGCCCTTGTACAAGCAATCGAGAGATATTTAGTTGTCAGAG GGTATGGCAGAGTGAGAGAGGATGATGAGGACAGTGACGATGATGgctctgatgaagaaattgatGAGTCTTTG GCTGCTCAGTTCTTAAATTCTGGGAACGTCCGGCATAGACTACAGTTTTACATCGGAGATCACCTACTTCCTTACAACATGACTGTATACCAGGCTGTGCGTCAGTACAGCATACAGACGGAGGAAGAGCGCGAGTCCACGGACGACGAGAGTAATCCCCTGGGTAGAGCTGGCATCTGGACCAAGACCCACACAATATG GTATAAgcctgtcagagaggaggaagaGAGCACAAAGGACGCTGTGGGGGGAAAGCGAGGTCGTGCCCAGACCGCGCCAACCAAAACATCACCAAGGAATTCAAAGAAACACGACGAGTTGTGGCACG ATGGAATGTGCCCAAAAGTTACAAATCCTTTAGAGGCATACCTCCTCTCATCACCTCCTGAAAACATCACTTTTGAAGATCCCTCTTTAGATGTGGTGATCCTCCTGCGGGTGCTCCATGCCATCAGTAGATATTGGTATTATCTGTACGAT AACGCAGCCTGCAAAGAAATAGTACAAACTGGTGAGTTTATCAACAGCAAGCTGACTGCAAAGGCCAACCGGCAGCTGCAGGACCCTCTGGTCATCATGACGGGAAACATTCCTACCTGGCTGACGGAGCTTGGTAAAAGCTG TCCATTTTTCTTCCCGTTTGATACGCGGCAAATGCTATTCTACGTGACTGCATTTGATAGGGATCGGGCTATGCAAAGACTGTTGGACACGAACCCCGAGATCAACCAGTCGGACTCTCAGGACAGTAGAGTGGCTCCGAGACTGGACaggaaaaag cGCACTGTGAACAGAGAGGAGCTTTTGAAGCAGGCAGAATCTGTGATGCAAGATCTGGGGAGTTCTCGGGCCATGTTGGAGATCCAGTATGAGAATGAA GTTGGAACAGGGCTCGGGCCCACTTTGGAGTTTTATGCACTTGTATCTCAGGAATTACAAAGAGCCGACCTTGGCTTGTGGCGAGGTGAAGAAGTAACACTTCCCAATCCAAAAG GAAATCAAGAAGGGACCAAGTACATCCACAGTCTGCAAGGTCTGTTCGCTCTTCCTTTTGGTAGGACGGCAAAGCCAGCACATATTGCTAAAGTCAAGATGAAGTTCAGATTCCTTGGCAAATTGATGGCCAAAGCAATCATGGACTTTAGACTG GTGGACATTCCTCTTGGGCTCCCGTTCTACAAGTGGATGTTACGGCAGGAAGCCTCCCTGGCTTCTCATGACCTGGTAAACATTGATCCAGTTGTTGCCAAGTCTGTATATCACCTGGAAGATATAGTGAGACAGAAAAAGATGCTGGAGCACGATAAAGCACTG ACCAAAGAAAGTCTGCAGTTTGCACTTGAGAGTCTGAATATGAATGGCTGCTCGATTGAAGACCTAGGATTAGACTTTACGCTGCCTGGATTCCCTAACATTGAGCTAAAGAAAGGAGGGAAGGATGTTCCTGTGACCATTCACAATCTGGAGGAGTATGTGCGG CTTGTAATATACTGGGCGCTGATTGAAGGGGTTTCCAGACAGTTTGACTCTTTCAGAGATGGCTTTGAATCGGTCTTCCCACTTAATCACCTTCAGTATTTCTATCCAGAAGAG TTGGATCAGCTCTTGTGTGGCAGTAAAGCTGATCCTTGGGATGTAAAGACTCTGATGGAGTGCTGCAGACCAGACCATGGATACACGCATGACAG CCGCGCCGTGAAGTTTCTCTTTGAGATCCTCAGCAGTTTTGACAGTGAGCAGCAAAGGCTGTTCTTGCAGTTCGTCACCGGCAGCCCCAGACTTCCAGTCGGAG GTTTCCGAAGCCTGAACCCTCCGCTGACGATAGTCCGCAAGACTTTTGAATCCACCGAAAACCCGGACGAATTCCTCCCCTCCGTTATGACCTGCGTCAACTACCTAAAACTGCCAGACTATTCTAGCATTGACATTATGCGTGAGAAACTGTTAATAGCCGCACGCGAAGGACAGCAGTCATTCCACCTATCCTGA